A genomic segment from Orientia tsutsugamushi str. Boryong encodes:
- a CDS encoding reverse transcriptase domain-containing protein, translated as MLEEQYKELDSNKAIGIDGITKEDYGKKLKANLLSLLTRIRKGQYQAKPTRITEIPKEDGVKKRPLIISCFEDKIIESTVSKILNSVFEQIFLKYSYGFRPKLNAHDALRELNKLTYNFNKGAIVEIDITKCFNTIKHCELMEFLRKRISDKKFLRLVMKLIEIPIIENGTIVTNKEGCRQGSIVSPILANVFLHYVIDSWFAKISKENLMGQTGMVRYCDDMVFVFEREADAKRFYDVLPKRLNKYGLNINEAKSQMIKSGRDHAANLAQQCRKIASYNFLGFTCYWRKSRFGITWRLKYTSRRDRFTEKLKGLRKYLRSQLNKQDKTQTLSQVIRVIR; from the coding sequence ATGTTAGAAGAACAATATAAGGAACTCGATAGCAATAAAGCTATTGGAATAGATGGTATAACTAAAGAGGATTATGGTAAGAAGTTGAAAGCAAATCTGCTTTCGCTTCTTACTAGAATTCGCAAAGGGCAATATCAAGCTAAACCTACACGAATAACGGAAATTCCAAAAGAAGATGGAGTCAAAAAAAGACCTTTGATAATATCATGTTTTGAAGATAAGATAATCGAGTCTACAGTAAGCAAGATACTAAACTCTGTGTTTGAGCAAATATTCTTAAAGTATTCATATGGATTTCGACCTAAATTAAATGCACACGACGCTTTAAGGGAGTTAAATAAACTTACGTATAACTTCAATAAAGGGGCTATAGTAGAGATTGATATAACAAAGTGTTTCAATACAATCAAGCATTGTGAGTTGATGGAATTTCTAAGAAAGAGAATATCTGACAAGAAATTTCTAAGACTAGTTATGAAACTGATTGAAATACCAATCATAGAAAATGGTACTATAGTTACTAACAAAGAAGGTTGTCGTCAAGGATCAATAGTTTCACCAATCCTGGCAAATGTCTTTCTGCATTATGTTATAGATAGCTGGTTTGCAAAAATCAGCAAAGAAAACTTAATGGGACAAACAGGAATGGTGAGGTACTGCGACGATATGGTATTTGTCTTTGAAAGGGAAGCAGATGCGAAAAGGTTTTATGATGTTTTGCCTAAAAGGTTAAATAAGTATGGGCTAAATATCAATGAAGCTAAATCACAAATGATAAAATCTGGTAGAGACCATGCTGCAAATTTAGCCCAACAATGCAGGAAGATCGCAAGTTATAATTTTCTTGGATTTACTTGCTATTGGAGAAAATCAAGATTTGGCATAACATGGAGACTAAAATATACCTCAAGGAGAGATCGTTTTACTGAGAAACTGAAAGGACTGAGAAAATATTTGCGTAGTCAGCTAAACAAGCAAGATAAAACACAAACATTATCACAAGTCATTAGAGTTATTAGGTGA
- a CDS encoding transposase — translation MVFKCKLHIFINHHRDIVSFFTLTSGNVNDRIVVEYLVCKLKGWLFADHGFISKKLVVSLTNQSLGLITKIRSNMKEKVIHPIKFSPLNKRSIIETI, via the coding sequence ATGGTTTTTAAATGTAAGCTGCATATATTTATTAATCATCATAGAGATATTGTGAGTTTTTTCACTCTAACTTCAGGCAATGTTAATGATAGAATAGTAGTAGAATATTTAGTATGCAAACTTAAAGGATGGCTATTTGCTGATCATGGATTTATTAGCAAAAAACTTGTTGTATCACTTACTAACCAAAGTTTAGGGCTAATCACAAAAATTAGATCCAACATGAAAGAAAAAGTAATTCATCCTATAAAATTTTCACCTCTTAACAAAAGGTCTATTATAGAAACTATATAA